A region of Nocardioides sp. JS614 DNA encodes the following proteins:
- a CDS encoding (2Fe-2S)-binding protein gives MIPTADPSADDVGADLVAVTCTVNGRSAGFSVPPHRTLMDTLRYELGLTGTKTCCAEGECGACTVIVDGVTVNSCLMLAAEAEGCDILTVEGLGAGEPSGLCDLQESFLQTGAVQCGFCIPGQVMAAEHLLRANPDPSVEEIREGMSGNLCRCAGYQRIVAAVELTSRKRATR, from the coding sequence ATGATCCCTACCGCCGACCCGTCCGCCGACGACGTCGGAGCCGACCTCGTCGCTGTCACGTGCACCGTCAACGGGCGGTCCGCCGGGTTCTCGGTGCCACCCCATCGCACGCTGATGGACACGCTCCGCTACGAGCTGGGTCTCACGGGTACCAAGACCTGCTGCGCCGAGGGGGAGTGCGGCGCGTGCACGGTGATCGTCGACGGCGTCACCGTGAACAGCTGCCTGATGCTCGCGGCCGAAGCAGAGGGCTGCGACATCCTCACGGTCGAGGGCCTCGGCGCAGGGGAGCCGAGCGGCCTGTGCGATCTGCAGGAGTCCTTCCTCCAGACCGGTGCCGTGCAGTGCGGCTTCTGCATCCCGGGCCAGGTCATGGCGGCGGAGCACCTGCTGCGCGCCAACCCGGATCCGTCCGTGGAGGAGATTCGGGAAGGGATGTCGGGCAACCTGTGTCGCTGTGCGGGCTACCAGCGCATCGTCGCCGCAGTCGAACTGACCTCGCGGAAGCGGGCGACCCGATGA
- a CDS encoding (deoxy)nucleoside triphosphate pyrophosphohydrolase: protein MSAVVGAAILRDGRVLAARRTFPAEAAGRWELPGGKVEPGETPEDALVREVAEELGCTIELTGWLPEEVAIGDRHVLRVALARLVADEPTPHEHDRVRWLGADELEDVDWLDPDRPFLLAVRAALLG, encoded by the coding sequence GTGAGCGCAGTGGTGGGTGCGGCCATCCTGCGCGACGGGCGGGTGCTGGCGGCGCGCCGTACGTTCCCCGCCGAGGCGGCCGGGCGCTGGGAGCTCCCCGGCGGCAAGGTCGAGCCGGGGGAGACCCCGGAGGACGCGCTGGTCCGCGAGGTCGCCGAGGAGCTCGGCTGCACCATCGAGCTGACCGGCTGGCTCCCCGAGGAGGTCGCCATCGGCGACCGACACGTGCTCCGGGTCGCGCTCGCGCGCCTGGTGGCCGACGAGCCGACGCCACACGAGCACGACCGGGTCCGCTGGCTGGGCGCCGACGAGCTCGAGGACGTCGACTGGCTCGACCCGGACCGGCCGTTCCTGCTCGCCGTACGGGCCGCGCTCCTGGGATGA
- a CDS encoding VanW family protein — translation MNQQPTVPAREKEGGKVVLLMLAGLVLLAGAAYGALYLAAGDKVPRGTTVAGVDIGGRTPADAEEVLRTGLADRVDRPITVAAEGARSTLDPGEAGLTVDYAASVAEAGGGRSWSPGRLWDYWTGGDDLDPVLDVDDAAFDAALDKLGEDLGTPPVEGDVKFRDGKVVVTDPATGEEIHPEAARLAITTAYIAEDATDVELELRPADPEVDAADLQEALEAFANPAMSGPVTLVFGDSPVRLDPADFGKVLGMGAEDGELVPDLREKKLVKLVDRGISQDGAPVDATVALVDGKPKVIPAKPGVTYKPSDVSDAFLELVAREGDREMKVPSTVAEPDFTTKDARALKIREQVSTFTTYYPYAEYRNINIGRAAELIDGTVLKPGDEFSLNGIVGERTRENGFTEGFIISDGIFKEDLGGGVSQMATTTFNAMFFAGLKDIEHKPHSFYIDRYPVGREATVAWGAVDLRFENDTPYGVLVHAHVTPATSSSQGVVTVSMYSTKYWDISTTTSDRYNYRQPATRTLTTPDCYPNTGYAGFDVDVTRTFRRHGEDAVDHTEKFHTAYTPSDTVICKKPKQRGD, via the coding sequence GTGAATCAGCAGCCGACCGTGCCCGCCCGGGAGAAGGAGGGCGGCAAGGTCGTCCTGCTGATGCTCGCCGGGCTCGTCCTGCTGGCAGGAGCGGCGTACGGCGCGCTGTATCTCGCCGCCGGCGACAAGGTGCCGCGGGGCACCACGGTGGCCGGTGTCGACATCGGCGGCCGGACCCCGGCCGACGCCGAGGAGGTGCTCCGCACCGGGCTCGCCGACCGGGTGGACCGGCCGATCACGGTGGCCGCCGAGGGGGCGCGGAGCACCCTCGACCCGGGCGAGGCGGGCCTCACCGTCGACTACGCCGCATCGGTGGCCGAGGCCGGCGGCGGCCGCAGCTGGAGCCCCGGGCGGCTGTGGGACTACTGGACCGGCGGCGACGACCTCGACCCGGTCCTCGACGTGGACGACGCGGCCTTCGACGCCGCGCTCGACAAGCTCGGGGAGGACCTCGGCACCCCGCCGGTCGAGGGCGACGTGAAGTTCCGCGACGGCAAGGTCGTCGTCACCGACCCGGCCACCGGCGAGGAGATCCACCCCGAGGCGGCCCGACTCGCGATCACCACGGCGTACATCGCCGAGGACGCCACCGACGTCGAGCTCGAGCTGCGCCCGGCCGACCCCGAGGTGGACGCCGCCGACCTCCAGGAGGCGCTGGAGGCGTTCGCCAACCCGGCGATGTCCGGCCCGGTGACGCTGGTCTTCGGCGACTCGCCGGTGCGGCTCGACCCGGCCGACTTCGGCAAGGTCCTCGGGATGGGCGCCGAGGACGGCGAGCTGGTGCCGGACCTGCGGGAGAAGAAGCTCGTCAAGCTGGTCGACCGCGGGATCAGCCAGGACGGTGCGCCGGTTGACGCGACCGTCGCCCTGGTGGACGGCAAGCCCAAGGTGATCCCCGCCAAGCCCGGCGTCACTTACAAGCCCTCCGACGTCAGCGACGCCTTCCTCGAGCTGGTCGCCCGCGAGGGCGACCGCGAGATGAAGGTCCCCTCGACGGTCGCCGAGCCGGACTTCACCACCAAGGATGCCCGGGCGCTGAAGATCCGCGAGCAGGTCTCCACGTTCACGACGTACTACCCCTACGCGGAGTACCGCAACATCAACATCGGACGCGCCGCCGAGCTGATCGACGGCACCGTCCTGAAGCCCGGCGACGAGTTCTCGCTCAACGGCATCGTCGGCGAGCGCACCCGCGAGAACGGCTTCACCGAGGGCTTCATCATCAGCGACGGCATCTTCAAGGAGGACCTCGGCGGCGGCGTCTCGCAGATGGCGACCACGACCTTCAACGCGATGTTCTTCGCTGGCCTGAAGGACATCGAGCACAAGCCGCACTCGTTCTACATCGACCGCTACCCCGTGGGCCGCGAGGCGACGGTGGCCTGGGGCGCGGTCGACCTGCGGTTCGAGAACGACACGCCGTACGGCGTGCTCGTGCACGCGCACGTCACGCCGGCGACGTCGTCGTCCCAGGGCGTGGTGACCGTGTCGATGTACTCCACGAAGTACTGGGACATCTCTACCACCACCTCGGACCGCTACAACTACCGCCAGCCGGCGACCCGCACCCTGACCACCCCGGACTGCTACCCGAACACCGGGTACGCCGGCTTCGACGTGGACGTCACGCGCACCTTCCGCCGCCACGGCGAGGACGCCGTCGACCACACCGAGAAGTTCCACACCGCCTACACGCCCTCCGACACGGTGATCTGCAAGAAGCCCAAGCAGCGAGGTGACTGA
- a CDS encoding cyclase family protein translates to MSSTPFPEAPEGLRHVGPAGHQSPADVLAALRLPEQGRVFSLALPRYTGMPLFGSHPPFQVTMYRTPAGLRGDGVEPWGPHNEVNLQYMAENVSGTAHSGAHVDALAHMTIGEDDHWYGGGNAQEHLGDRGPTVGDGSRLPPFIRRGVLLDVPGYLGVDALPSHQPVDAAQLQAVARHQGVTVRRGDVVLVRTGYLSAWPDTDRMARHTTAGPDLSAARWLLEQGVVATGSDTETYEVQPAPDPGSPANPQPVHTLLLIEHGIYLFEGIYLEELAAEHVHEFLFVALPLKIKGTTGSMLDPVAII, encoded by the coding sequence TTGTCCAGCACACCGTTCCCGGAGGCCCCGGAGGGCCTGCGCCACGTCGGCCCCGCAGGCCACCAGAGCCCCGCCGACGTCTTGGCGGCACTCCGGCTGCCCGAGCAGGGGCGGGTGTTCTCGCTGGCGCTGCCGCGGTACACCGGGATGCCGCTCTTCGGGTCGCACCCGCCGTTCCAGGTGACGATGTACCGCACGCCCGCCGGGCTGCGCGGTGACGGCGTCGAGCCGTGGGGGCCCCACAACGAGGTCAACCTGCAGTACATGGCCGAGAACGTCAGCGGGACCGCGCACAGCGGTGCGCACGTGGACGCGCTGGCCCACATGACGATCGGCGAGGACGACCACTGGTACGGCGGCGGCAACGCCCAGGAACATCTCGGCGACCGCGGACCCACGGTCGGAGACGGCAGCAGGTTGCCGCCGTTCATCCGCCGCGGGGTGCTGTTGGACGTGCCGGGATACCTCGGGGTCGACGCACTCCCGTCGCACCAGCCCGTCGACGCCGCTCAGCTCCAGGCGGTGGCCAGGCACCAGGGCGTCACCGTCCGCCGAGGCGACGTCGTTTTGGTCCGGACCGGCTACCTGAGCGCGTGGCCGGACACCGACCGGATGGCGAGGCACACCACCGCCGGGCCCGACCTGTCGGCAGCCCGCTGGTTGCTGGAACAGGGTGTGGTCGCCACCGGCAGCGACACGGAGACCTACGAGGTCCAGCCGGCACCCGACCCCGGCTCGCCGGCCAACCCCCAGCCCGTGCACACCCTGCTGTTGATCGAGCACGGCATCTACCTCTTCGAGGGGATCTACCTCGAGGAGCTGGCTGCCGAGCACGTCCACGAGTTCCTCTTCGTCGCCCTGCCCCTGAAGATCAAGGGCACCACCGGTTCGATGCTGGACCCGGTGGCCATCATCTGA
- a CDS encoding FAD binding domain-containing protein has translation MRYYRPATTAQAVAALAGQPHASRILVGGTDLLVAVRHRRAQPTLVVDIKRVRDLVPPITVDEQGITFGPTATMSNVIADPTVREWFPALVEAAALVGSVAIRNRASLIANSANGSPAADTSPPLVSLNASVTISSVSGERTSPLREFFVAPRRTRCEPGEMVTSLRVPRPAPGSSSAFERMTRRRGVDLATCSVSAVVDADGAMTVGLGALGPTTLLGGPVAPIDLTSQEQLEQAIDALLAPATPIGDVRAGKPYRTAMARVLARRTVLRAAGRRTDPDRQTGRSS, from the coding sequence GTGCGCTACTACCGTCCAGCGACCACCGCACAGGCGGTGGCCGCTCTAGCCGGCCAGCCGCACGCCTCCCGCATCCTGGTAGGTGGAACGGACCTCCTGGTCGCGGTGCGCCATCGGAGGGCGCAGCCCACGCTCGTGGTCGACATCAAGAGGGTGCGGGACCTGGTGCCGCCGATCACCGTGGACGAGCAGGGGATCACCTTCGGTCCCACGGCCACGATGAGCAACGTGATCGCCGACCCCACGGTCCGCGAGTGGTTCCCCGCTCTGGTGGAGGCTGCCGCGCTGGTGGGATCGGTGGCGATCAGGAATCGTGCCAGCCTGATCGCGAACTCCGCCAACGGATCTCCCGCAGCGGACACGTCACCGCCGCTCGTCTCGTTGAACGCCTCGGTCACGATCAGCTCGGTCTCCGGCGAGCGGACGAGCCCGCTCCGCGAGTTTTTCGTCGCCCCTCGCCGGACCCGGTGCGAGCCGGGCGAGATGGTGACCTCGCTGCGGGTGCCCCGGCCCGCACCCGGCAGCTCCTCCGCATTCGAGCGGATGACCCGCCGTCGCGGCGTGGACCTGGCGACCTGCAGCGTCAGTGCCGTCGTGGACGCGGACGGTGCCATGACGGTCGGGCTCGGAGCCCTCGGTCCGACCACCCTCCTGGGCGGACCGGTCGCACCGATCGACCTGACGTCTCAGGAGCAGCTGGAGCAAGCCATCGACGCCCTGCTGGCGCCGGCGACGCCGATCGGCGACGTCCGGGCCGGGAAGCCGTATCGGACCGCCATGGCTCGCGTGCTCGCCAGACGTACCGTCCTCCGGGCCGCCGGGCGCCGCACCGACCCCGACCGACAGACAGGGAGAAGCTCATGA
- a CDS encoding glycerate kinase family protein, which yields MAPDKFKGSLRAAEVADLIAGALAQRPGFEVVRHPVADGGEGTVELALGLGFDPVAVEVTGPLGRPVPTTFAMRDGTAIIEMASAAGLAVLPVAPDPRTAWSATTYGVGELILAAVSRGATHVVVGAGGSATTDGGAGAVAALGIEVAALGHHPHRGGPPRIRPDGQLGEVDLVVACDVDNPLTGAEGAARVYAPQKGADPPCVAALEARMTAWADAVAKATGRDLRHLPGAGAAGGLGFGLVALAGARLASGTELLLELTGFDVVAASADLVIVGEGSLDRQSLRGKGPVGVARASAARGAAVIAVTGRNELSELEEGEAGLSRVYSLSDLESDPAVCMREARRLLRAVAARIAEDWG from the coding sequence GTGGCTCCAGACAAGTTCAAGGGCTCGTTGCGCGCCGCCGAGGTGGCGGATCTCATCGCCGGCGCACTCGCGCAGCGTCCAGGGTTCGAGGTCGTCAGGCACCCGGTCGCCGACGGCGGCGAAGGCACGGTCGAGCTCGCTCTCGGCCTCGGGTTCGACCCGGTCGCGGTCGAGGTCACCGGCCCGCTCGGGCGACCCGTCCCGACGACGTTCGCCATGCGCGACGGGACGGCCATCATCGAGATGGCGTCCGCCGCCGGCCTGGCCGTGCTGCCGGTGGCACCTGACCCGCGAACCGCCTGGAGCGCCACGACGTACGGCGTAGGTGAGCTCATCCTCGCGGCCGTGTCCCGCGGGGCCACCCACGTCGTGGTCGGGGCCGGGGGCAGCGCGACGACGGACGGGGGTGCCGGCGCGGTCGCGGCGCTCGGCATCGAGGTGGCAGCACTCGGTCACCACCCTCACCGGGGCGGACCGCCCCGGATTCGGCCCGACGGGCAACTCGGCGAGGTCGACCTGGTGGTCGCGTGCGACGTCGACAATCCGTTGACCGGAGCCGAAGGGGCGGCCCGCGTGTATGCGCCACAGAAGGGTGCGGATCCGCCCTGCGTCGCGGCCCTGGAGGCTCGGATGACAGCGTGGGCCGATGCCGTTGCCAAGGCGACAGGCCGAGATCTCCGCCACCTGCCGGGGGCGGGCGCTGCCGGTGGTCTCGGCTTCGGGCTCGTCGCTCTCGCCGGAGCCCGCCTCGCCTCGGGCACGGAGCTGCTCCTCGAGCTCACCGGCTTCGACGTCGTCGCTGCGTCGGCTGACTTGGTCATCGTCGGGGAGGGCTCGTTGGACCGGCAGAGCCTGCGCGGCAAGGGGCCGGTGGGTGTGGCGCGGGCATCGGCCGCCCGCGGAGCAGCCGTGATCGCGGTGACCGGGCGCAACGAGCTGTCGGAGCTCGAGGAGGGCGAGGCCGGCCTGAGCAGGGTGTACTCCCTCAGCGACCTGGAGAGCGACCCGGCAGTCTGCATGCGCGAGGCCCGGCGGCTCCTCCGGGCGGTTGCAGCCCGCATCGCCGAGGACTGGGGCTGA
- a CDS encoding gamma carbonic anhydrase family protein: protein MRLRLEHHLPRVHPEAWVAPTAVLAGAVTVERGASVWFGSVIRADGDTISLGERSNIQDGAIVHADPGFPVAVAPDVSVGHGAVLHGCLVEAGSLVGMRAVILNGARIGPMCLVAAGSVVLEGTEFEARSLVAGVPARRRRELTAQEVHDLAQNATDYLTLAARYRDAGPP, encoded by the coding sequence GTGAGGCTCCGTCTCGAACATCACCTGCCGCGTGTCCACCCGGAGGCCTGGGTCGCGCCCACAGCCGTCCTTGCCGGAGCGGTCACGGTGGAGCGTGGCGCCAGCGTGTGGTTCGGCAGCGTGATCCGCGCTGACGGCGACACGATCTCCCTCGGGGAGCGGAGCAACATCCAAGACGGGGCGATCGTGCACGCAGACCCCGGATTCCCGGTGGCGGTCGCCCCGGACGTCTCGGTCGGGCATGGCGCGGTCCTGCACGGATGCTTGGTCGAGGCCGGTTCCCTGGTCGGGATGCGGGCGGTGATCCTGAACGGTGCCAGGATCGGTCCGATGTGCCTGGTCGCCGCCGGGTCCGTGGTGCTCGAGGGGACGGAGTTCGAAGCTCGCAGCCTCGTCGCAGGAGTCCCCGCCAGGCGCCGGCGAGAGCTGACCGCCCAGGAGGTCCACGACCTGGCGCAGAATGCCACCGACTACCTGACCCTGGCGGCTCGCTACCGGGACGCAGGTCCGCCGTGA
- a CDS encoding ATP-binding protein, whose protein sequence is MARTIRPMPGYVRRIVDDELDDLLAGLAAISIEGPKGVGKTATAEVRATTTYRLDVPSELQVVQADPDRLVAGPQPILIDEWQHYPPSWDLVRRAVDRDPAPARFLLTGSASPSGAPTHTGAARIVPVRMRPLSLVERGIPASVSLGSLLSGRRGAISGATDITLRDYVDEILAGGFPGLRGLPARALRAQLDGYLQRVVDREFPEQGLTLRHPDTLRAWMRAYAAATSTTASFEVIRDAAMPGVGNKPAKSTTVPWRDILARLWLLDPVPAWLPTTNLFKELASADKHQLADPALAARLLNVTAEKLLAGESVGPQVPRHGTLLGALLEGLVALNLRVYAQAAEAEVRHLRTHRGEHEVDFIVTGSDGGVVALEVKLSATVADTDLTHLRWLASRLGNDLRDAVLVNTGTHAYRRADGIAVVPVALLGP, encoded by the coding sequence ATGGCCAGGACCATCCGTCCCATGCCCGGCTACGTGCGCCGCATCGTCGACGACGAGCTCGACGACCTGCTCGCCGGCCTTGCGGCGATCAGCATCGAGGGCCCGAAGGGGGTCGGCAAGACCGCGACAGCCGAGGTCCGTGCTACCACGACCTACCGGCTGGACGTGCCGTCCGAGCTGCAGGTCGTCCAGGCCGACCCGGATCGGCTGGTGGCCGGCCCTCAGCCCATCCTGATCGACGAGTGGCAGCACTATCCGCCGAGTTGGGACCTGGTGCGCCGTGCCGTGGACCGAGACCCTGCGCCCGCCCGGTTCCTGCTCACCGGCTCGGCCTCGCCCAGTGGCGCTCCGACGCACACCGGTGCAGCTCGAATCGTTCCGGTTCGCATGCGCCCGCTGTCCCTCGTGGAACGCGGCATCCCCGCCTCCGTGAGCCTCGGCAGCCTCCTCTCGGGTCGGCGAGGAGCGATCAGCGGCGCCACGGACATCACCCTGCGCGACTACGTGGACGAGATCCTCGCCGGAGGGTTCCCCGGACTGCGCGGGCTGCCGGCGCGAGCGCTGCGCGCCCAGCTCGACGGATACCTCCAGCGCGTCGTCGACCGTGAGTTCCCCGAGCAGGGATTGACCCTGAGGCACCCAGACACGCTGCGGGCCTGGATGCGCGCGTACGCCGCTGCGACGTCCACGACCGCGAGCTTCGAGGTGATCCGCGACGCTGCGATGCCGGGCGTCGGCAACAAGCCCGCGAAGAGCACGACTGTTCCCTGGCGCGACATCCTCGCCCGGCTCTGGCTGCTCGACCCCGTGCCGGCGTGGCTGCCGACGACCAACCTGTTCAAGGAGCTGGCCTCCGCGGACAAGCATCAGCTCGCCGACCCTGCCCTCGCCGCACGCCTGCTCAATGTCACCGCCGAGAAGCTCCTCGCGGGCGAGTCCGTCGGCCCCCAGGTGCCACGGCACGGGACCCTCCTCGGCGCGCTGCTCGAGGGCCTGGTCGCGCTCAATCTCCGCGTGTATGCGCAGGCGGCCGAAGCAGAGGTCCGCCATCTGCGCACCCACCGGGGCGAACACGAGGTCGACTTCATCGTCACGGGGAGCGACGGAGGCGTCGTCGCACTCGAGGTGAAGCTCTCCGCGACGGTCGCGGACACGGACCTGACTCACCTCAGGTGGCTGGCGAGCAGGCTCGGGAACGACCTGCGAGACGCGGTCCTCGTCAACACCGGGACGCATGCCTATCGTCGCGCCGACGGCATCGCCGTCGTACCTGTCGCGCTGCTCGGTCCCTGA
- a CDS encoding DUF433 domain-containing protein, which translates to MSTDRITVDPARMAGAPTIRDTRVTVTAVLGQLAAGSPVEQVLADYPYLEREDVLAALAFATESIQRDFPFVAA; encoded by the coding sequence ATGTCCACTGACCGCATCACGGTCGACCCGGCCAGGATGGCCGGCGCACCCACGATCCGTGACACTCGGGTCACGGTGACGGCCGTGCTCGGGCAGCTTGCAGCGGGAAGCCCGGTCGAGCAGGTGCTCGCCGACTATCCGTATCTGGAACGAGAAGACGTCTTGGCTGCGCTGGCCTTCGCCACGGAGTCGATCCAACGCGACTTCCCGTTCGTTGCCGCATGA
- a CDS encoding esterase/lipase family protein produces the protein MRLLLGALLVSLVAALGVSAPAGADGVPLPTNPFGDPTGANDWSCEPATQRPQPVIIVHGTFGDKKSLLDDLSAAMVADGFCVYSFDYGNRGTGDIPTSAKQLSAFTAKVLDATGADRVSMVGHSQGGMMPRYYIKFLGGASVVDDLVGLSPSNHGTTIVADPSNPLTGGLCPACNQQAAGSDFLTRLNAGDETPGRVSYTQISTRHDEVVVPYTSAFLAAGPRTTNVTIQDSCPADTAEHVFIPMSRTAIAWVLNALTRPGPADPAYRPTCGATGLPGAP, from the coding sequence ATGCGACTGCTGCTCGGTGCCCTGCTCGTCTCGCTCGTCGCGGCCCTCGGGGTGTCGGCGCCCGCCGGCGCGGACGGCGTACCGCTCCCGACCAACCCGTTCGGTGACCCGACCGGAGCCAATGACTGGTCGTGCGAGCCGGCGACCCAGCGGCCGCAGCCGGTGATCATCGTGCACGGCACCTTCGGCGACAAGAAGAGCCTGCTCGACGACCTGTCCGCGGCGATGGTGGCCGACGGCTTCTGCGTGTACTCCTTCGACTACGGCAACCGCGGCACGGGTGACATCCCGACCTCGGCCAAGCAGCTCAGCGCGTTCACTGCGAAGGTCCTCGACGCGACCGGCGCCGACCGGGTCTCGATGGTCGGCCACTCCCAGGGCGGGATGATGCCGCGCTACTACATCAAGTTCCTCGGCGGCGCGTCGGTCGTCGACGACCTCGTCGGCCTCTCGCCGTCCAACCACGGCACCACGATCGTCGCCGACCCCTCGAACCCGCTCACCGGTGGCCTGTGCCCTGCCTGCAACCAGCAGGCCGCCGGCTCGGACTTCCTGACCCGGCTCAATGCCGGCGACGAGACGCCCGGCCGGGTCAGCTACACCCAGATCAGCACCAGGCACGACGAGGTGGTCGTCCCCTACACCTCGGCGTTCCTGGCCGCCGGCCCGCGCACGACCAACGTCACCATCCAGGACTCCTGCCCGGCCGACACCGCCGAGCACGTGTTCATCCCGATGAGCCGGACCGCGATCGCCTGGGTGCTGAACGCGCTCACCCGGCCCGGGCCCGCCGACCCGGCGTACCGCCCCACGTGCGGTGCCACCGGCCTCCCGGGCGCCCCCTGA
- a CDS encoding zinc-dependent alcohol dehydrogenase, translating into MTQIMQALVVREPNVLEIAEVPVPEPGRNEVLARVRSVSICGTDAHLINGDYPGFWPPQFPFTPGHEWAGDVVALGEGADTFGWRVGDRVAGTSHSACGACQKCVEGQYNLCENYGRPALHAQYGHNAQGVNATYAVHNVKSIFRLPDEVSFDVGALADPASIALHVARRGNIKPGDTVAVTGAGAIGLLAADAALIDGAARVIVVGRGHRLERAAALGFETVDTRTGDPVAEVRGLTSGLGADVVLECAGVPETLIWGMAMLRRGGRCAMVGIPTEDVSLKCQPLVLDELELVGSRASAGEMRRVLPFIANGRMRAEELITHHFPLSEYDKALATFNDRASGAIKIIVNP; encoded by the coding sequence ATGACGCAGATCATGCAGGCCCTGGTGGTGCGCGAGCCCAATGTGCTCGAGATCGCCGAGGTGCCTGTGCCCGAGCCCGGTCGCAACGAGGTCTTGGCGCGAGTCCGATCCGTCTCGATCTGCGGCACCGACGCCCACCTCATCAACGGTGACTACCCCGGGTTCTGGCCGCCGCAGTTCCCCTTCACCCCCGGCCACGAATGGGCGGGTGACGTCGTGGCCCTCGGTGAGGGTGCGGACACCTTCGGCTGGCGGGTCGGCGACCGGGTCGCGGGCACGAGCCACAGTGCTTGCGGCGCCTGCCAGAAGTGCGTCGAAGGCCAGTACAACCTGTGTGAGAACTACGGCAGGCCGGCGCTCCATGCTCAGTACGGACACAACGCGCAGGGGGTCAACGCCACCTATGCCGTCCACAACGTCAAGTCGATCTTCCGGCTGCCCGATGAGGTGAGCTTCGATGTCGGTGCCCTGGCTGACCCGGCCAGCATCGCCCTGCACGTAGCACGTCGCGGCAACATCAAGCCGGGGGACACCGTTGCGGTGACCGGTGCCGGCGCGATCGGCCTCCTCGCGGCTGACGCCGCACTGATCGATGGGGCCGCGCGGGTGATCGTGGTGGGGCGCGGCCACCGTCTGGAGCGGGCTGCTGCGCTGGGGTTCGAGACCGTCGACACGCGCACAGGCGACCCGGTCGCCGAGGTGCGTGGACTGACGAGTGGCCTCGGCGCCGACGTGGTCCTGGAATGTGCGGGCGTCCCCGAGACCCTGATCTGGGGGATGGCGATGCTGCGCCGCGGCGGTCGCTGCGCGATGGTCGGCATCCCGACCGAGGACGTCAGCCTGAAGTGCCAGCCCCTCGTGCTCGATGAGCTGGAGCTGGTCGGCTCACGCGCCTCTGCCGGTGAGATGCGCCGCGTCCTGCCCTTCATCGCCAACGGGAGGATGCGGGCCGAGGAGCTCATCACCCACCACTTCCCGCTCTCGGAGTACGACAAGGCGCTGGCCACGTTCAACGACCGTGCCAGCGGTGCGATCAAGATCATCGTCAACCCCTAG
- the mshB gene encoding N-acetyl-1-D-myo-inositol-2-amino-2-deoxy-alpha-D-glucopyranoside deacetylase, whose protein sequence is MTFDQRLLLVHAHPDDESIGQGATMAKYAAEGRGVTLVTCTGGEMGEILVPELTHLAADQEDRLGEHRRGELDAAMAELGVTDHRYLGGFGTYRDSGMKWHEDGHAVPADDIHQNAFWHADLTEAADHLVAVIREVRPQVLVTYDQFGGYGHPDHIQAHRVATYAAALAAVPSYRKDLGAAWDIAKIYWGAMSESRMRAALRALREAGDTTAFEGMDPDGPLPPFVTADEDLSAVVDAQEHVEAKLAAMRAHATQITTDGPFFALSNNVGNVAWGLEFFRLAKGERGELNQDGLETDLFAGL, encoded by the coding sequence ATGACGTTCGACCAGCGGCTCCTCCTCGTGCACGCCCACCCCGACGACGAGTCGATCGGCCAGGGCGCCACGATGGCGAAGTACGCCGCCGAGGGCCGCGGCGTCACGCTCGTGACCTGCACCGGCGGCGAGATGGGGGAGATCCTCGTCCCCGAGCTCACCCACCTGGCCGCCGACCAGGAGGACCGGCTCGGCGAGCACCGGCGCGGCGAGCTCGACGCGGCGATGGCCGAGCTGGGGGTCACCGACCACCGCTACCTCGGCGGCTTCGGCACCTACCGCGACAGCGGGATGAAGTGGCACGAGGACGGGCATGCCGTCCCGGCCGACGACATCCATCAGAACGCGTTCTGGCACGCCGACCTCACCGAGGCCGCCGACCACCTGGTCGCGGTGATCCGCGAGGTGCGGCCCCAGGTCCTGGTCACCTACGACCAGTTCGGCGGCTACGGCCATCCCGACCACATCCAGGCGCACCGGGTCGCGACGTACGCCGCCGCTCTGGCCGCGGTCCCGTCGTACCGCAAGGACCTCGGCGCCGCTTGGGACATCGCGAAGATCTACTGGGGCGCGATGTCGGAGAGCCGGATGCGCGCGGCCCTGCGGGCGCTGCGCGAGGCCGGCGACACCACGGCGTTCGAGGGCATGGACCCCGACGGCCCGCTGCCGCCGTTCGTCACCGCCGACGAGGACCTGTCCGCGGTGGTCGACGCCCAGGAGCACGTCGAGGCGAAGCTGGCAGCGATGCGCGCGCACGCCACCCAGATCACCACCGACGGGCCCTTCTTCGCGCTGTCCAACAACGTGGGCAACGTCGCCTGGGGGCTGGAGTTCTTCCGCCTCGCCAAGGGCGAGCGCGGCGAGCTGAACCAGGACGGTCTCGAGACCGACCTGTTCGCCGGGCTCTGA